GAGTCGCCTCAACCCTCACTTGTAGCCAGTGGATGGCTGTTTATCATTGGTATTGCTATTTTCTCAGGTAGCTTGTATGCCCTTAGCTTAACCGGTATTAAATCCTTGGGAGCGATGTCTACGACGGGCTACGCCTACGCACCACTAGGCGGCACAGCCTTTCTTGCAGCTTGGGGTACTTTAGCTTTTGCTGCTTGGAATTTGAAGTTGTAAAAAAGTTAGGAGTTAAAAAGTCTTAACTCCTAACTCCATTTTTCGAGACTTATTTACCTTGTTTTTACAGCATATTTTATACAAGTATGCCATACTAAATTTAGCGTTGTAATGCCCAACCTATAAGCTACAAATTACGAACTAGATTCCTTACTTTTTAAGTAGGCAAAGTGACTCTTTTGTATGTACAAAAACTAATAAATAAACAAAAATATTTTCTAACAAATAAAATTAGCCAATTCATCAATCATAATTTCAGCAATGGGCGGAATTGGCAATGATTTTACTTATGAAAACACAAATAAACTAGTACCGTTATCTAGAAATAACGCAGAATGTAAAATTCCTAAATTGATCTTTTTTAAGAAAGCTATTACTGAGAATTTAAAAGCTTATATTTTATAGCTTTTTGCTCTCAGACGTATTAATAAATTATCCAAAGCTGCATTAGCTGAAGATGTTTCGGGTAATGGGCTGGATTGATGTGCCTCCTGTAACTTATTACGCAGACGTTCATATTCTCTTTGATAAAAAGCTACATTAATATCTGACAAAACAGACTTTTCTGTACCTGCTAATTTTTGGGCGATCAAATCAGAAATATATGGTAAATCGAAAATCTCATTTAGCTTAATTAAATTAGATTCAATTACTCCTGTTTGCATCAGATTAATCCCAGTTAATAAAACTCGG
This portion of the Nostoc sp. GT001 genome encodes:
- a CDS encoding DUF423 domain-containing protein, encoding MTQIFLSVAAILGGLSVAAGAFASHTLREKISERCLRRATPTLEIFETGARYQMYHALALFLVAILMSRTESPQPSLVASGWLFIIGIAIFSGSLYALSLTGIKSLGAMSTTGYAYAPLGGTAFLAAWGTLAFAAWNLKL